Proteins encoded by one window of Deinococcus radiodurans R1 = ATCC 13939 = DSM 20539:
- a CDS encoding ABC transporter ATP-binding protein yields the protein MTRRFGGLVAVNDVSFDVREGEIFGLIGPNGAGKTTLFNLMTGLTPPSSGTLTSRGQTVTGLSPHRVAGLGISRTFQNIRLFRGLSALENVKVATHRQTHAGLWQGIFGADRAEERQVERRAWELLDLVGLSDRAGELAANFSYGDQRKLEIARALATEPRILLLDEPAAGMNTAEKGQLTAFIREVRDRFDLTVLLIEHHVPLVMGLCDRVAVLNFGELIAIGDPASVQRDPKVIEAYLGGE from the coding sequence ATGACCCGGCGCTTCGGGGGCCTGGTGGCGGTGAACGACGTGTCCTTCGACGTGCGCGAGGGCGAGATTTTCGGACTGATCGGGCCGAACGGAGCAGGGAAGACCACCCTGTTCAACCTGATGACCGGCCTGACTCCGCCGAGCAGCGGCACCCTGACCTCACGCGGGCAGACGGTGACCGGCCTTTCGCCGCACCGGGTGGCGGGCCTGGGCATCAGCCGCACCTTTCAGAACATCCGCCTGTTCCGGGGTCTCTCGGCGCTGGAAAACGTGAAGGTGGCGACGCACCGGCAGACCCACGCCGGGCTGTGGCAGGGCATTTTCGGGGCCGACCGCGCCGAGGAGCGGCAAGTCGAGCGCCGCGCCTGGGAACTGCTCGACCTGGTGGGCCTGAGCGACCGGGCAGGCGAACTCGCCGCCAACTTCAGCTACGGCGACCAGCGCAAACTGGAAATTGCCCGCGCCCTGGCGACCGAGCCGCGCATCCTGCTGCTCGACGAACCGGCGGCGGGCATGAACACCGCCGAGAAGGGACAGCTCACCGCCTTTATCCGCGAGGTGCGCGACCGCTTCGACCTGACGGTGCTGCTCATCGAACACCACGTCCCGCTGGTGATGGGCCTGTGCGACCGGGTGGCGGTGCTGAACTTCGGCGAACTCATCGCCATCGGTGACCCGGCGAGCGTGCAGCGCGACCCCAAAGTCATCGAAGCGTATCTGGGAGGCGAGTAA
- a CDS encoding branched-chain amino acid ABC transporter permease: protein MTDFFSTYGALIVMMVQAGLLGLSLYFPLQAGQLSLATPGFYALGGYVAAILLTNPAFAGLRDTLGNGMFPLTWLAAALLCGVLGLILGIPALRLRGIYLALATIAFVQIMQILALNLSITGGAIGIFAIPQAFGFDQPLQYLWLFGPLLLLTLLFARQLSRSRVGRAFHAIREDELAADAMGINPTHYKVLAFVIGAVLAGLVGALSAPFLNTWNAKQGTFDASIAVLAFVLIGGSRNMWGPVVGGALLTAVPEVLRFLADWRLVINGLVLVVASLYLPQGIVGALERWRRPAPPRRPADLPPVTEVRP from the coding sequence ATGACCGACTTCTTTTCCACCTACGGCGCCCTCATCGTGATGATGGTGCAGGCAGGGCTGCTGGGCCTGAGCCTCTATTTTCCCTTGCAGGCCGGGCAACTCAGCCTCGCCACGCCCGGCTTCTACGCGCTCGGCGGGTACGTGGCGGCCATTTTGCTCACCAATCCGGCGTTTGCTGGCCTGCGCGACACGCTCGGCAACGGCATGTTTCCGCTGACCTGGCTGGCGGCGGCATTGCTATGCGGCGTGCTGGGGCTCATCCTTGGCATTCCGGCGCTGCGGCTGCGCGGCATCTACCTCGCGCTCGCCACTATCGCTTTCGTGCAGATCATGCAAATTCTGGCACTCAACCTGAGCATCACCGGGGGCGCCATCGGCATCTTCGCCATTCCGCAGGCGTTCGGCTTCGATCAGCCGCTCCAGTACCTGTGGCTGTTCGGGCCGCTGCTGCTGCTCACGCTGCTGTTTGCCCGGCAACTGTCACGCTCACGGGTGGGCCGGGCCTTTCACGCCATCCGTGAAGACGAACTCGCCGCCGACGCGATGGGCATCAATCCCACCCACTACAAGGTGCTGGCCTTCGTCATCGGCGCGGTGCTCGCGGGGCTGGTGGGCGCGCTAAGTGCTCCCTTCCTCAACACCTGGAACGCCAAGCAGGGCACCTTCGACGCTTCCATTGCGGTGCTCGCCTTCGTACTCATCGGCGGCTCGCGCAACATGTGGGGGCCGGTGGTGGGCGGCGCGCTGCTGACCGCCGTGCCTGAGGTGCTGCGCTTTCTGGCCGACTGGCGCCTCGTCATCAACGGTCTGGTGCTGGTGGTCGCCAGCCTGTATCTGCCGCAGGGCATCGTGGGCGCGCTGGAGCGCTGGCGCCGTCCGGCCCCGCCCCGTCGTCCGGCGGACCTGCCCCCCGTGACCGAGGTGCGCCCGTGA
- a CDS encoding branched-chain amino acid ABC transporter permease produces the protein MEPSQLIQNLVNGLAIGSVYAIFALGYTLIFSILGIINFAQGAVFTLGAYLTYTLVSGQFENNGLLKGINLFPDGSPLAGNPWAFGLATLLGSALAGLIAVVIERLAFRPMRARGAEPLLALVSSLGVALVIVNLIQLLVGAESYSFPANAYGEFPPALTFHVGDKVVAVRTVQLVIFAVSMVMLGILGYVIGRTKIGKALRAVAENPGTASLLGISVDRYVLITFFLSGFLGGLAGTLVSLAFGIGGPYFGQAFGLKGLAVIVLGGLGSIPGAVLGGLVIGLAEAFVPADYSAYKDAVAFALLFIVLLLRPQGLLGKAQVQKV, from the coding sequence ATGGAACCCAGTCAGCTGATCCAGAATCTGGTCAACGGCCTGGCGATCGGCAGCGTCTACGCGATTTTCGCGCTGGGCTACACGCTGATCTTCTCGATTCTGGGCATCATCAATTTCGCGCAGGGGGCCGTGTTTACGCTGGGCGCCTACCTGACCTACACCCTGGTGTCGGGGCAGTTCGAGAACAACGGGCTGCTCAAGGGCATCAATCTCTTTCCCGACGGCTCACCGCTGGCAGGCAATCCCTGGGCCTTTGGGCTCGCCACCCTGCTCGGCTCGGCGCTGGCGGGTTTGATCGCGGTGGTGATCGAGCGCCTCGCCTTCCGGCCCATGCGGGCGCGCGGGGCCGAGCCGCTGCTGGCGCTGGTGAGCAGCCTGGGGGTGGCGCTGGTGATCGTCAACCTCATTCAACTGCTCGTCGGCGCCGAGAGCTACAGCTTCCCGGCCAATGCCTACGGCGAGTTTCCGCCCGCGCTGACCTTTCATGTGGGCGACAAGGTGGTGGCGGTCCGCACCGTGCAACTGGTGATTTTCGCCGTCAGCATGGTGATGCTGGGCATTCTGGGCTACGTCATCGGGCGCACCAAGATCGGCAAGGCGTTGCGGGCGGTGGCCGAAAATCCCGGCACGGCGAGCCTGCTCGGCATCAGCGTGGACCGCTACGTGCTGATCACTTTTTTCCTCTCGGGCTTTTTGGGTGGGCTGGCGGGCACGCTGGTGTCGCTGGCGTTCGGCATCGGCGGGCCGTACTTCGGGCAGGCCTTCGGGCTCAAGGGGCTGGCGGTCATCGTGCTCGGCGGGCTGGGCAGCATTCCCGGCGCGGTGCTCGGCGGTCTGGTGATCGGCCTGGCCGAGGCGTTCGTGCCCGCCGACTACAGCGCCTACAAGGACGCGGTGGCCTTCGCGCTGCTGTTTATCGTGCTGCTGCTGCGGCCCCAGGGGCTGCTCGGCAAGGCCCAGGTTCAGAAGGTGTGA
- a CDS encoding ABC transporter substrate-binding protein translates to MKNATKLLLGAALGLASAASAQKAAPISLGVAVAQTSNVSLFGQEQVAGAKLAEQLINAAGGVNGTPIKLVYQDAGGDENGAINAFQNLINKNRVLGIVGPTLSQQAFAADPIAERAKVPVLGISNTAKGVPQIGTYVARVSAPIAVIAPAAVKQALKLNPKIKKVAVMYAQNDAFSVSETETFQSTLKAQGLNIVTVQKSLTTDTDFTTQVTAVINSGADLVVVSALAADGGNIVKQLRQFGYKGLIVGGNGFNTANVFPVCQKDCDGVLVAQAYSPTQKSAVNQKFVSEYRKLYKKDPPQFAAQAYAGIQVFVDALKVIDKKKKLSTWDLAALRTELNKQVLAGQYDTPLGELRFDKDGEVNQKEFFVARIKMKDAKNGSFVFGK, encoded by the coding sequence ATGAAAAACGCGACGAAATTGCTGCTGGGGGCCGCGCTGGGTCTGGCTTCTGCCGCTTCCGCTCAGAAGGCCGCGCCTATTTCGCTGGGCGTGGCGGTAGCGCAAACGAGCAATGTGTCGCTGTTCGGGCAGGAGCAGGTGGCCGGGGCGAAGCTGGCCGAGCAACTGATCAACGCGGCGGGCGGCGTGAACGGCACGCCGATCAAGCTGGTCTACCAGGACGCGGGCGGCGACGAGAACGGCGCCATCAACGCCTTCCAGAACCTGATCAACAAAAACCGGGTGCTGGGCATCGTCGGGCCGACGCTCTCGCAGCAGGCGTTTGCCGCCGACCCCATCGCCGAGCGGGCCAAGGTGCCGGTGCTGGGCATCAGCAACACCGCCAAGGGCGTTCCGCAGATCGGCACCTACGTGGCCCGCGTCTCGGCGCCGATTGCCGTCATTGCGCCCGCCGCCGTCAAGCAGGCGCTCAAGCTCAATCCCAAGATCAAGAAAGTCGCCGTGATGTACGCGCAAAACGACGCCTTCTCGGTGAGCGAGACCGAAACCTTCCAGTCCACCCTCAAGGCGCAGGGCCTGAACATCGTCACCGTGCAAAAGTCGCTCACCACCGATACCGACTTCACCACCCAGGTCACGGCGGTCATCAACTCGGGCGCCGATCTGGTGGTCGTCTCGGCGCTGGCGGCGGACGGCGGCAACATCGTCAAGCAGCTGCGGCAGTTCGGCTACAAGGGCCTGATCGTAGGCGGCAACGGCTTCAACACCGCCAACGTCTTCCCGGTCTGCCAGAAGGACTGCGACGGCGTGCTGGTCGCCCAGGCCTACAGCCCCACCCAGAAGAGCGCAGTCAACCAGAAATTCGTCAGCGAGTACCGCAAGCTCTACAAGAAAGACCCGCCCCAGTTCGCGGCGCAGGCCTATGCGGGCATTCAGGTCTTCGTGGACGCGCTGAAGGTGATTGACAAGAAAAAGAAACTCAGCACCTGGGACCTCGCCGCCCTGCGCACCGAGCTGAACAAGCAGGTGCTGGCCGGCCAGTACGACACGCCGCTGGGTGAACTGCGCTTTGACAAGGACGGTGAGGTCAACCAGAAGGAGTTCTTCGTGGCCCGCATCAAGATGAAAGACGCCAAGAACGGCTCCTTTGTCTTTGGGAAATAA
- the infA gene encoding translation initiation factor IF-1, protein MPEQREKKKKDESDSVRAEGVVEEALPNTTFRVKLDTGHDILAYISGKMRIHYIRILPGDRVVLEISPYDTSRGRIVYRR, encoded by the coding sequence ATGCCGGAACAGCGGGAAAAGAAGAAGAAGGATGAGTCCGACAGCGTGCGGGCCGAGGGCGTGGTGGAAGAGGCGCTGCCGAACACCACGTTCCGCGTGAAGCTCGATACGGGTCACGACATCCTGGCTTATATCAGCGGCAAGATGCGGATTCACTACATCCGTATTCTGCCTGGGGACCGTGTGGTTCTGGAAATCAGCCCCTACGACACTTCGCGTGGGCGCATCGTCTACCGCCGCTGA
- the rpmJ gene encoding 50S ribosomal protein L36 translates to MKVRSSVKKMCDNCKVVRRHGRVLVICSNVKHKQRQG, encoded by the coding sequence ATGAAAGTTCGTAGCAGTGTCAAGAAAATGTGCGACAACTGCAAAGTGGTCCGCCGCCATGGTCGCGTGCTGGTCATTTGCTCCAACGTCAAGCACAAGCAGAGGCAGGGTTAA